In one window of uncultured Acetobacteroides sp. DNA:
- a CDS encoding C69 family dipeptidase, which produces MNVKALALLLAGAALTTNVADACTNYIVTKGASKDGSCILSYSADSHTLFGELYFYARGSHAPGTMRTIHEWDTGRLLGQIPEAPQTYQVVGNMNEHQLVIGESTYGGREGLADTTGLVDYGTLIYATLQRAKNAREAIKTMAELVEKYGYYSEGESISIVDPNEAWIFEIIGKGTQMVPDKKTNLPYNKYKGAIWVAVRIPDGYISGHANHARITTFPLEKGSKNSISSKNLKKIFDPNIEYVYASDVISFAREKGFFKGTDAEFSFSDTYAPLDFGGARGCEARVWSFFRAFAPEMGKYEDYALGHNLKNRMPLYVKPNQKVSAQDVMQAMRNHYEGTSMDMTKDCGSGPYANPYRWRPMTWKVDGKEYTNERATATQQTGWAYVAQCRSWLPDEIGGLFWFTVDDVANAPFTPIYPCTNQIPNNYKVGNGSMVKYSPISAFWLFNRVTNFVYGRYSLMFPDLLKVQQELENSHLATTANAENKALELYKESPAKAVELLTEYTISTSSKTFNRWKELDEYLLVKYIDGNVKKEKDDKFETNGYDANIPAFPMQPGYPEWWKKAVKDQAGEKLKVVE; this is translated from the coding sequence TGGCAGGGGCTGCGCTCACCACCAACGTAGCCGATGCATGTACCAACTACATCGTTACCAAGGGAGCCTCGAAGGATGGCTCGTGCATCCTCTCCTACTCTGCCGACTCGCATACCCTTTTTGGGGAGCTCTACTTCTACGCCAGAGGCAGCCATGCCCCAGGCACAATGCGTACAATCCACGAGTGGGATACGGGGAGGCTCCTGGGCCAGATTCCGGAAGCACCGCAGACCTACCAAGTTGTAGGCAACATGAATGAGCATCAGCTGGTAATTGGCGAATCGACCTACGGAGGACGCGAAGGTCTTGCCGACACCACCGGGCTGGTTGACTACGGCACCCTGATCTACGCCACGCTGCAACGCGCAAAAAATGCCCGCGAGGCCATTAAGACGATGGCGGAGCTGGTGGAAAAGTACGGCTACTACTCCGAGGGCGAGTCAATTTCTATTGTTGATCCGAACGAAGCCTGGATTTTCGAGATCATCGGGAAAGGCACCCAAATGGTACCCGACAAGAAAACCAACCTACCCTACAATAAGTACAAGGGAGCGATATGGGTTGCCGTCCGAATTCCGGATGGATACATATCCGGCCATGCCAACCATGCGCGCATCACCACCTTCCCCCTCGAGAAAGGAAGCAAGAACTCGATCAGCTCAAAGAACCTTAAGAAGATCTTTGACCCCAATATCGAATACGTTTACGCCAGCGACGTCATCAGCTTCGCCCGCGAAAAGGGATTCTTCAAAGGCACCGATGCCGAATTCAGCTTCTCCGACACCTACGCACCCCTCGATTTCGGAGGTGCCCGTGGGTGTGAAGCGCGCGTTTGGTCGTTCTTCAGGGCATTCGCCCCTGAGATGGGCAAGTACGAGGATTACGCGCTAGGCCACAACCTTAAAAACAGAATGCCACTGTACGTTAAGCCAAATCAAAAAGTTTCGGCTCAAGATGTGATGCAGGCCATGCGCAACCACTACGAAGGCACATCAATGGACATGACCAAGGATTGCGGTTCGGGCCCATACGCGAACCCCTACCGCTGGCGCCCGATGACGTGGAAGGTTGACGGGAAAGAGTACACCAACGAGCGTGCTACTGCAACCCAGCAAACTGGATGGGCCTACGTTGCCCAATGCCGCTCTTGGCTACCCGACGAAATTGGAGGTCTTTTCTGGTTTACCGTTGATGATGTTGCCAACGCACCGTTTACCCCAATCTACCCCTGTACAAACCAAATTCCCAACAACTACAAGGTAGGCAACGGAAGCATGGTTAAGTACAGCCCAATATCGGCATTCTGGCTTTTCAACCGGGTAACCAACTTCGTTTATGGCAGATATAGCCTTATGTTCCCCGACCTCTTAAAGGTTCAACAAGAATTGGAGAATAGCCACCTAGCCACCACCGCAAATGCTGAGAACAAAGCGCTAGAGTTATACAAAGAAAGCCCTGCTAAAGCGGTAGAACTGCTTACAGAATATACGATCAGCACTTCTTCTAAAACATTCAACCGCTGGAAAGAACTAGATGAGTACCTCCTTGTTAAGTACATCGATGGTAATGTGAAGAAAGAAAAGGATGACAAGTTCGAAACCAACGGATACGACGCCAACATCCCAGCCTTCCCAATGCAGCCAGGCTACCCCGAATGGTGGAAAAAAGCCGTTAAAGATCAGGCCGGAGAAAAGCTGAAAGTTGTAGAATAG
- the rplS gene encoding 50S ribosomal protein L19, producing MDLIKIAEEAFLQKKEYPDFKSGDTITVTYKIKEGNKERLQNFRGVVLQRRGSGTTQTFTVRKISDGIGVERIFPYFSPFIDSIEINKYGKVRRARIFYLRGLTGKKARIKERRVNLG from the coding sequence ATGGATTTAATTAAAATTGCTGAGGAAGCATTCCTTCAAAAAAAGGAATACCCAGATTTTAAGAGTGGTGACACTATCACCGTTACCTACAAGATTAAAGAAGGTAACAAGGAAAGACTTCAAAACTTCCGCGGTGTAGTGCTACAACGCAGAGGTTCTGGCACCACCCAAACCTTTACCGTTCGTAAGATCTCTGACGGCATTGGGGTAGAAAGAATTTTTCCTTACTTCTCTCCTTTCATTGATAGCATCGAGATCAACAAGTACGGTAAGGTACGCAGAGCTAGAATCTTCTATCTACGCGGTCTAACTGGAAAGAAGGCTAGAATCAAGGAAAGAAGAGTTAACCTCGGCTAA
- a CDS encoding MFS transporter produces the protein MFVFPRYDTFIKKAKNGFISLSSPNFRKFFLGQTTSFIGSWVQNIGMGWLVYRLTGSIALLGVVGFSSQIPALLITPFAGVFADKLNRKKVMLFTQLTMMVIALLFATLTLTNTITVGMIVFLSVINGLVVAFDTPFRHSILSDLLDNKEHLSNAVALNSIMVNTSRLVGPAIAGFLISAFGEGICFLVNSLSFLAIIVALLSIRIKIPHQPKVSYSPKVITDELLNGIRYAKSNAGFRQIFLIVFLSSLLCLPFQNLMPAFAKDVFSGDSKTLGLLSGAFGLGALIGAFVLGQISTPLKLVRLIGYAGVMLSGGIILFSSSNMIGIAYVALAIAGFGMISLFASSNTIIQVYSKNEFRGRMISLYNVSFLGLTPIGSLLLGLAAQHIGLQPTIIISSVIFMAMSINYLFRYKFVQRKIQS, from the coding sequence ATGTTTGTTTTCCCCCGATACGATACTTTTATCAAAAAAGCCAAGAATGGATTTATCTCGCTAAGTTCGCCCAACTTCCGTAAGTTCTTTCTGGGACAAACCACTTCGTTCATCGGCTCATGGGTTCAAAACATCGGGATGGGATGGCTGGTTTACCGACTAACCGGCTCTATAGCCCTACTTGGAGTAGTTGGCTTTAGTTCGCAAATACCTGCTCTGCTGATTACACCATTTGCCGGAGTCTTTGCAGACAAGCTTAACCGAAAGAAGGTGATGCTATTTACGCAGCTAACCATGATGGTAATTGCCCTGCTCTTTGCCACGCTAACCCTCACCAATACCATTACTGTAGGGATGATTGTTTTTCTATCGGTTATAAACGGATTGGTGGTTGCCTTCGATACTCCTTTTCGCCATTCCATCCTATCAGACCTTCTTGACAACAAGGAGCACCTATCCAATGCGGTAGCCCTAAACTCCATCATGGTAAACACCTCTCGGTTGGTAGGACCTGCCATAGCGGGCTTTCTTATATCAGCATTTGGCGAAGGAATCTGCTTCCTAGTAAATAGCCTCAGTTTCTTAGCCATTATTGTTGCATTGCTTTCGATAAGGATAAAGATACCGCATCAGCCCAAGGTAAGCTATAGCCCCAAGGTAATAACCGACGAACTCCTAAATGGAATACGATACGCCAAGAGTAACGCAGGGTTCAGGCAGATATTTCTCATCGTGTTTCTTAGTAGCTTGCTTTGCCTACCCTTTCAAAACCTAATGCCAGCCTTTGCCAAGGATGTCTTTAGCGGCGATTCAAAGACCCTTGGACTACTATCGGGAGCATTTGGACTTGGTGCACTAATTGGCGCATTCGTGCTTGGACAGATATCTACACCTCTTAAGCTCGTACGACTAATAGGCTATGCAGGTGTAATGCTAAGTGGAGGTATTATTCTCTTTTCTTCATCAAACATGATAGGCATAGCCTATGTTGCGCTAGCAATTGCCGGATTTGGAATGATTTCGCTGTTTGCCTCATCGAACACAATTATTCAGGTGTACTCCAAAAACGAATTTCGAGGCCGCATGATATCGCTTTACAATGTCTCCTTTCTAGGATTAACGCCAATAGGTAGCCTTTTACTTGGACTTGCAGCACAACATATCGGGCTACAACCAACAATTATCATTTCGAGCGTTATCTTTATGGCAATGTCCATAAATTACCTTTTTAGGTATAAATTTGTGCAACGAAAAATACAATCTTAA
- a CDS encoding tRNA-dihydrouridine synthase family protein gives MKLYLAPIQGFTNSTFRSYVVQANGNVTKVFSPFVDAKRYRKEGEKVLKDIAKSIGSNQPLIPQVLGSNSEDICAVLTHFKELGFEEANINMGCPFPPVATKQMGSGLIPFPEKIDEILNAALQVGIKISVKIRLGWTSSEELEVTIPILNKYDLTEVIIHPRIGKQQYKGDVDMDAFERYGKMLMAPVGYSGDINSVEQLVNLKEKFPFVDSWMIGRGAISNPIIFKTIEGAEPSRKEVALAVKQLHNLLFDEFSATLSGPSHLMNKMKPYWDYFEVVFLPDLRQLVKKTVKAGTVANYQAAANDLFAKASREFE, from the coding sequence ATGAAACTTTACCTCGCCCCCATTCAAGGCTTCACGAATAGCACATTCCGCTCATATGTTGTACAAGCAAACGGCAACGTAACCAAAGTATTCAGTCCGTTTGTTGATGCCAAGCGCTACCGTAAAGAGGGAGAAAAGGTATTAAAGGATATTGCAAAATCGATAGGTAGCAACCAGCCTCTTATTCCTCAAGTCTTGGGCAGCAATAGTGAGGATATTTGTGCCGTTCTAACCCACTTTAAAGAACTAGGATTCGAAGAGGCTAACATCAACATGGGATGCCCCTTCCCACCTGTTGCCACAAAGCAGATGGGTAGCGGACTGATTCCTTTCCCCGAAAAGATTGATGAGATACTTAACGCAGCACTTCAGGTTGGCATTAAGATATCCGTTAAGATTAGGTTGGGCTGGACAAGCAGCGAGGAACTCGAGGTTACTATTCCTATCCTCAACAAGTACGACCTTACAGAGGTAATTATCCACCCAAGGATTGGCAAGCAGCAGTACAAAGGCGATGTAGACATGGATGCTTTTGAGCGATATGGAAAGATGCTAATGGCTCCTGTTGGCTACAGCGGCGACATCAACTCCGTAGAACAACTGGTAAATCTAAAAGAAAAGTTCCCCTTCGTAGACTCGTGGATGATTGGCAGAGGTGCCATATCTAATCCTATAATATTTAAAACTATTGAAGGCGCAGAGCCAAGCAGAAAAGAGGTTGCACTAGCGGTAAAACAGCTGCACAACCTCCTTTTCGACGAGTTCTCGGCAACGCTTAGCGGACCAAGCCATCTTATGAATAAAATGAAGCCCTACTGGGACTACTTTGAGGTGGTATTCCTACCCGACCTGAGGCAGCTTGTGAAAAAGACCGTGAAAGCAGGAACTGTAGCCAACTACCAAGCCGCCGCCAACGATCTTTTTGCCAAGGCTTCTAGAGAATTCGAATAG
- a CDS encoding 2-phosphosulfolactate phosphatase, translated as MNVEVILHAGLLDGYDFEGKEVVVIDAFRATSVIVEGLHNGAKSVIPVESVEEALALKSTSPAVILGGERDGVLIDGFDIDNSPLNYTAESVKSREVVLTTTNGTRALKGVAGASAVYLGSFLNASAVARKVSNAKHLVLVCSGSENTVSLEDSICAGAIMYSLESLASIEWTDAAYMLKTLFDDKKDDLNGFLSKGEHYKALVAHGFEKDVQFCLQLNKRSVVPCYDGTTVKR; from the coding sequence ATGAACGTAGAAGTTATCTTACATGCAGGCCTTCTTGATGGTTACGATTTCGAAGGTAAAGAGGTTGTTGTTATTGACGCTTTTAGAGCAACTAGCGTCATTGTCGAAGGGTTGCACAACGGTGCTAAATCGGTAATTCCGGTAGAAAGCGTAGAGGAGGCACTGGCGCTTAAGTCCACAAGCCCAGCAGTCATTTTAGGTGGCGAAAGGGATGGTGTTTTAATTGATGGGTTTGATATCGATAACTCTCCGCTCAACTACACGGCAGAAAGCGTAAAGAGCCGTGAGGTTGTTCTTACAACAACCAACGGCACCAGAGCCCTAAAAGGAGTTGCAGGGGCATCAGCCGTATACCTGGGCTCATTCTTAAACGCATCGGCAGTTGCCCGTAAAGTATCCAATGCTAAACATCTGGTCCTTGTTTGTAGCGGTTCCGAGAATACCGTATCTCTCGAGGATTCGATTTGTGCAGGCGCAATAATGTACTCTTTGGAATCTTTAGCATCCATAGAATGGACGGATGCGGCATACATGCTTAAAACGCTGTTCGACGATAAAAAAGATGACTTAAACGGTTTCCTCTCTAAAGGAGAACACTACAAAGCGCTGGTTGCACATGGTTTCGAAAAGGATGTGCAGTTCTGCCTACAGCTTAATAAGCGCTCTGTTGTTCCATGCTACGATGGAACAACAGTAAAGCGTTAG
- a CDS encoding PAS domain-containing protein, which yields MRVKFDYVNFSLKKKITNAVVVASVLFMMVIGGLLHFQMRKVLYNSETKRLEAQATAFESATQRSIASSAQVAKIASASLDNLLGSSASVGDTAILKWLKGVAGDNAKNIYAAVTDAGAGTTKVYHFTASGEPAVGAGAFSDSRFAAADVSSDKEVALVTSADKQAFLKVATKGTPSNGKTVVVGLMLPLKELVALVNKNVEADTLSVLLVNGSGDVVSTNVEKYQGKKLSSLADGEQLLAAAQHSGKAERASFDGDAYIANYLPLSKVNADGGILFLSPRSGSPLGLLATILLVVMGVWTILAAILLKVFCVRILSPLEQLTNSLKEIAQGRVSEDLKVEYLLNDEIGAISASVNGLVANLTETARFAKEIGEGNLACSYEPRGTDDKLGIALVGMQGSLTKAKELEVAQKEANQKSHWSNEGAAKFAEILRNNHDNLKEMSFNVIKNLVKYVGAIQGGVFVLNDDVEDDQFLEMSACFAYDRRKMHQKRVEIGEGLVGRCFFEKQSILLKEIPDDYLEITSGLGQKNPENLILVPLKINDTINGVLEIASFNELEEYQIQFIEKVAESISSTITSVRVNERTSALLERSQQQAEMMAAQEEEMRQNLEELQATQEELEKRARENEQMTGDLEKEKYLLDALLTNIPDYIYFKDEQSRFIRVSESMAPLFNTSNGSDLIGKSDFDFHAAEHANSAFQEEMEIIRTGKRILNQVDHEVWEDGREQWVSTTKMPLVGTDGRIVGTFGISKVITDIKMMELEMKHQNEAMKEHLDNMEKTSADAENVKLMYNKIINNLPLKVFVKDHSGKLVVVNSAVAKAHGLKPDELIGKSDFDFYNHDEAMKVYQAELEVMEGEAKTYVHEEHTDSGETKMLKTTKMPFYIDTIKEKGLLGVQLDVSEFSNIRIEEQK from the coding sequence ATGAGGGTAAAGTTTGATTACGTCAATTTTTCTTTGAAGAAGAAAATCACCAATGCGGTCGTTGTCGCTTCCGTGCTATTTATGATGGTTATTGGAGGCCTCCTTCACTTTCAGATGAGGAAGGTACTGTACAATAGCGAGACGAAGCGGCTGGAGGCTCAGGCAACCGCATTCGAGAGTGCAACCCAGCGAAGCATTGCCTCGTCGGCACAGGTTGCCAAAATCGCCTCGGCCAGCTTGGACAACCTGTTGGGTAGCAGCGCCAGCGTTGGCGATACCGCTATTCTAAAATGGCTGAAAGGCGTTGCCGGCGATAATGCCAAAAATATTTACGCCGCCGTTACCGATGCAGGCGCAGGCACCACCAAGGTGTACCACTTCACCGCAAGCGGAGAGCCTGCGGTTGGTGCCGGAGCTTTTTCCGATAGCCGCTTTGCCGCTGCCGATGTAAGCTCGGACAAGGAGGTTGCGCTGGTTACCTCTGCCGATAAGCAGGCCTTTCTAAAGGTTGCTACAAAGGGAACCCCATCCAACGGAAAAACGGTGGTGGTTGGGCTGATGCTACCTTTAAAGGAGCTGGTGGCATTGGTAAACAAAAACGTGGAGGCCGATACGCTCAGCGTTCTGCTGGTAAACGGTAGCGGAGACGTTGTCTCGACTAACGTGGAGAAGTACCAGGGGAAGAAGCTCTCGTCGCTAGCCGATGGCGAGCAGCTCCTTGCAGCTGCCCAGCATAGCGGTAAGGCCGAGCGGGCGAGCTTCGATGGCGATGCGTACATTGCTAACTACCTCCCCCTATCGAAGGTAAACGCCGATGGCGGAATCCTATTCCTCTCGCCTCGTAGCGGAAGCCCGCTAGGGCTGCTAGCCACGATCCTTCTTGTGGTGATGGGTGTTTGGACCATCCTTGCGGCTATATTGCTGAAGGTTTTCTGCGTCCGAATCCTAAGCCCGCTGGAGCAGCTGACGAACTCCCTAAAGGAGATTGCCCAAGGAAGGGTTTCCGAGGATCTGAAGGTGGAGTACTTGCTGAACGATGAGATCGGCGCAATATCCGCGTCCGTAAACGGGCTGGTCGCCAACCTCACCGAGACCGCCCGATTTGCCAAGGAGATCGGGGAAGGCAACCTCGCGTGCAGTTACGAGCCCCGTGGCACTGACGACAAGTTGGGTATTGCCCTAGTGGGCATGCAGGGAAGCCTCACCAAGGCGAAGGAACTGGAGGTAGCCCAAAAGGAGGCCAACCAAAAGTCGCATTGGTCCAACGAGGGGGCTGCCAAGTTTGCCGAAATCCTCCGCAACAACCACGATAACCTTAAGGAGATGTCGTTTAACGTCATCAAGAACCTGGTGAAGTACGTTGGAGCCATACAGGGCGGCGTGTTCGTCCTCAACGACGACGTGGAAGATGACCAATTTCTGGAGATGAGCGCCTGCTTCGCCTACGATCGCCGCAAGATGCATCAGAAGCGCGTAGAGATAGGCGAGGGGCTGGTAGGCCGCTGCTTCTTCGAGAAGCAGTCAATCCTGCTGAAGGAAATTCCTGACGACTACCTCGAAATTACCTCTGGCTTGGGCCAGAAGAATCCGGAAAACCTCATTCTTGTTCCGCTTAAAATCAACGATACCATCAACGGAGTGCTCGAGATTGCTTCGTTCAACGAGCTCGAGGAGTACCAAATCCAGTTTATCGAAAAGGTGGCCGAAAGCATATCGTCGACCATCACCAGCGTTCGCGTTAACGAGCGTACATCTGCCCTCTTGGAGCGCTCGCAGCAACAGGCCGAGATGATGGCTGCCCAGGAAGAGGAGATGCGCCAGAACCTAGAGGAGCTACAGGCCACCCAGGAAGAACTCGAAAAGCGCGCTCGCGAAAACGAGCAGATGACAGGCGATTTGGAGAAGGAAAAGTACCTGCTGGATGCGCTGCTTACCAACATCCCCGACTACATCTACTTTAAGGATGAGCAGAGCCGCTTTATTCGAGTTAGCGAATCCATGGCTCCCTTGTTCAACACCAGTAACGGCTCCGATCTTATCGGTAAGTCCGACTTCGACTTCCATGCTGCCGAACATGCCAACAGCGCATTCCAGGAGGAAATGGAGATCATTAGAACCGGGAAACGAATCCTTAACCAGGTGGATCACGAGGTTTGGGAAGATGGCCGCGAGCAGTGGGTATCTACCACTAAAATGCCGCTTGTTGGCACTGATGGCCGCATCGTAGGAACCTTTGGCATCTCGAAGGTGATTACCGACATCAAGATGATGGAACTCGAAATGAAGCATCAAAACGAAGCGATGAAGGAGCACCTAGACAATATGGAGAAGACTTCCGCCGATGCCGAGAACGTAAAGCTGATGTACAATAAGATCATCAACAACCTGCCATTAAAGGTATTTGTCAAGGATCACTCTGGAAAACTTGTTGTCGTAAACTCTGCCGTTGCAAAGGCGCACGGCCTAAAGCCAGACGAGCTGATTGGCAAGAGCGACTTCGACTTCTACAATCACGATGAAGCAATGAAGGTGTACCAAGCCGAGCTCGAGGTTATGGAGGGTGAGGCTAAAACATACGTTCACGAAGAGCACACCGATAGTGGAGAAACCAAAATGCTAAAGACGACCAAGATGCCTTTCTACATTGATACCATCAAGGAGAAAGGGCTTCTAGGGGTACAGCTTGATGTTTCGGAGTTTTCCAACATTCGTATCGAGGAGCAAAAGTAG
- a CDS encoding NADP-dependent isocitrate dehydrogenase, whose protein sequence is MTKIAMKTPLVELDGDEMTRVLWPIIKEKLILPYVDLKVEYYDLGIMNRDKTDDKVTTDAASAIIKYGVGVKNATITPNADRVAEYGLKKQWKSPNGTIRAMLDGTVFRKPILVKNVQPSVRSWVKPIVVGRHAYGDVYKNTEMYIDGPGRAELVYTDRAGVERRTLIHEFDSPGVIQGLHNTDESIGSFARSCFEYALDQKIDCWFATKDTISKIYDQRFKNIFEEIFEGAYKQRFAEAGITYFYTLIDDVVARIMKHEGGILWACKNYDGDVMSDMVASSFGSLAMMTSVLVSPKGYFEYEAAHGTVQRHYYKHLKGEKTSTNAVALIYAWTGALAKRGELDGIPELVAFARKLERVVIETIEEGVMTGDLAAICSPRAEKVVHSEEFLDEVASRL, encoded by the coding sequence ATGACCAAAATAGCAATGAAAACGCCGCTGGTGGAACTCGACGGCGACGAGATGACCCGAGTTCTATGGCCCATCATCAAGGAGAAGCTCATCCTGCCGTACGTCGACCTGAAGGTGGAGTACTACGACTTGGGCATCATGAACCGCGATAAGACCGACGACAAGGTTACCACGGATGCCGCCAGCGCCATCATCAAGTACGGGGTGGGGGTGAAGAACGCCACCATCACGCCCAACGCCGACCGCGTGGCGGAGTACGGCCTGAAGAAGCAGTGGAAGTCGCCCAACGGCACCATCCGCGCCATGCTCGACGGCACGGTATTCCGCAAGCCCATCCTGGTGAAGAACGTGCAGCCCTCGGTGCGCTCGTGGGTGAAGCCCATCGTGGTGGGGCGCCACGCCTACGGCGACGTGTACAAGAACACCGAGATGTACATCGACGGGCCGGGCCGGGCCGAGCTGGTGTACACCGACAGGGCGGGGGTGGAGCGCCGCACGCTCATCCACGAGTTCGACTCGCCCGGGGTGATCCAGGGGCTGCACAACACCGACGAATCGATCGGCAGCTTCGCCCGCTCGTGCTTCGAGTACGCGCTCGACCAGAAGATCGACTGCTGGTTTGCCACCAAGGATACCATCTCCAAGATCTACGACCAGCGCTTCAAGAACATCTTCGAGGAGATCTTCGAGGGCGCGTACAAGCAGCGCTTCGCCGAGGCCGGCATCACCTACTTCTACACGCTGATTGACGATGTGGTGGCCCGCATCATGAAGCACGAGGGCGGCATCCTGTGGGCCTGCAAGAACTACGACGGCGATGTGATGAGCGACATGGTGGCCTCGTCGTTCGGCTCGCTGGCCATGATGACCTCCGTGCTGGTATCACCTAAAGGGTACTTCGAGTACGAGGCCGCCCACGGCACCGTGCAGCGCCACTACTACAAGCACCTGAAGGGCGAGAAGACCTCCACCAACGCGGTGGCGCTCATCTACGCGTGGACCGGGGCGCTGGCCAAGCGCGGCGAGCTCGACGGTATCCCCGAGCTGGTGGCCTTTGCCCGCAAGCTCGAGCGGGTGGTGATCGAAACCATCGAGGAGGGGGTGATGACGGGCGACCTAGCCGCCATCTGCAGCCCCCGCGCCGAGAAGGTGGTGCACTCCGAGGAGTTCCTCGACGAGGTTGCCTCGCGGCTGTAG
- a CDS encoding citrate/2-methylcitrate synthase → MSEFSNWTHLAEKAAEIDNDLYVKYDVKRGLRNADHTGVLVGLSNIGSVSGVKKVDGVNVPAEGKLTYRGIDIKDLAEGYLAEKRVGYEETAYLLLFGKLPTRDELEQFSEYLKEQRKLPEYFTKDIILSFRGKDIMNMLARSVLALYTTDDNADDTSTENVLRQSISLIAKFPEIIAHAFHGMRYHYLNKSLVIRHPHSGLGHAENFLYMLKGATRYTPLEVEILDLALVLHAEHEGGNNSSFTVHVVSSSQTDTYSAIAAAIGSLKGPLHGGANSEVMAMMDNIKRNVKDWGNDQEIEEYLRKILRKEVYDRSGKIYGMGHAVYTVSDPRAVVLKKKAREVAIEKDRLHEFNLYDAIERLAPKVFAEIKGEKVISPNVDFYSGFVYCMLDIPVAVYTPLFAMARIAGWCAHRLEELISAKRIIRPAYKTLAEEAPYIPLNERG, encoded by the coding sequence ATGAGCGAGTTTTCTAACTGGACGCATTTGGCCGAGAAGGCTGCCGAAATCGACAATGACCTATACGTGAAGTACGATGTTAAGCGTGGTTTGCGCAACGCCGACCATACCGGCGTGCTTGTGGGGCTGTCGAATATCGGTTCGGTGTCGGGCGTTAAGAAGGTTGATGGCGTGAACGTTCCTGCTGAGGGGAAGCTTACCTATCGCGGCATCGACATTAAGGATTTGGCCGAGGGCTACCTCGCTGAGAAGCGCGTGGGCTACGAGGAGACGGCCTACCTGCTGCTTTTCGGCAAGCTACCCACCCGCGACGAGCTGGAGCAATTCAGCGAGTACCTGAAGGAGCAGCGCAAGCTACCCGAGTACTTCACCAAGGATATCATCCTGTCGTTTCGCGGTAAGGACATCATGAACATGCTGGCCCGATCGGTGCTGGCGCTCTACACCACCGACGATAATGCCGACGACACCAGTACCGAGAACGTGCTGCGCCAGTCCATCAGCCTTATTGCCAAGTTCCCCGAGATTATTGCGCACGCCTTCCACGGCATGCGCTACCACTACCTGAACAAGTCGCTGGTTATCCGCCATCCGCATTCCGGGTTGGGGCATGCCGAGAACTTCCTGTACATGCTAAAGGGGGCGACCCGCTACACGCCGCTGGAGGTGGAGATCCTCGACCTGGCGCTGGTGCTGCACGCCGAGCACGAGGGGGGCAACAACTCCTCGTTTACGGTTCACGTGGTATCGTCGTCGCAAACCGACACCTACTCGGCCATTGCCGCCGCCATTGGCTCGCTGAAGGGGCCGCTGCACGGCGGGGCCAACAGCGAGGTGATGGCCATGATGGACAACATCAAGCGCAACGTGAAGGACTGGGGCAACGACCAGGAGATTGAGGAGTACCTGCGAAAGATCCTCCGCAAGGAGGTCTACGACCGCTCGGGCAAGATCTACGGGATGGGCCACGCGGTGTACACCGTCTCCGATCCGCGCGCGGTGGTGCTCAAGAAGAAGGCCCGCGAGGTGGCCATCGAAAAGGACCGGCTCCACGAGTTCAACCTCTACGATGCCATCGAGCGCTTGGCCCCAAAGGTGTTCGCCGAGATTAAGGGCGAAAAGGTGATCTCGCCCAACGTCGACTTCTACTCGGGATTCGTGTACTGCATGCTCGACATCCCCGTGGCGGTGTACACCCCGCTGTTTGCCATGGCCCGCATCGCCGGCTGGTGCGCCCACCGCCTGGAGGAGCTCATCAGCGCCAAGCGCATCATCCGCCCTGCGTACAAAACGCTGGCCGAGGAGGCGCCGTATATCCCGCTAAATGAACGGGGGTAG